GCATACTCCAAACCTGAGAGGCGGTCAAGTCTTTTTGGTGACGATATGTGTGATGGTGACACAGAAGCTGGAACTGGCTTTTCGAAGGAGAGTGTGGCGACCTCCAGCTTAATGACCTTGTCGGGCAGCGATCAGGGCATCCAGCAATCTGTCCCGGTTGGGGAGGCGGATAGTTCGACCTGATTCACCACGGGCAGTGGGAGCGGGACAGATTACCAGGACGAGGGTGCCGGTATCGGCCAGCGCCCGCAGATGAGCGAGCGCCTTCTTGAAGATCCGCAAGGCCTCCGGCAGCGCCACGTCTTCATCATAAAGATTATGGAGAAAAGCGGGGGCAATCAGGATGCGTGAAGCGTAGGTGTTTAGGGCGGAGCGGATGCGCTCGGTGATGAGGGTCTCCAGTTGATGGACGGTAAAGGTCCGCGAGATGTGAAGGCGGTGGAGCAACTCTTCCGGCGGCCTGTTCAGGCGCGTCGCCACCTCGGCGATCAGAAAGGGATTAAAGGCGTTGGCCGAGTCGATGAAGACGACATGCTCCCCTCGCGCAAGCAGCGAGGCGATCGCCTGCAGAGCATAGGCGAGGACAACCTGATCGCCATAGAGCAGGACGAGCCCACCCCGCGCCCTCCATCAGTCGAGGGCGCGGGTGAACTGAGACGGGATGAGCGTGGGCGGGAGCACACGTTGCATGACTACAGCTTTCGAAAGACTCCGATGACCTTGCCCAGGATCCGAAACGGCTGCTCTGGCGTAATCCTGATCGGCGCGAAGTCCTCGTTCTCGGGCATGAGAACGATCGTTTTGCCGTCTATCTGGAAGCGCTTAACCGTGACTTCGTCTTCGATCATCGCCACCACGATCTCGTCGGGGTGAGCCTCCGGCTGCATCGTCACGAGCACGAGGTCGCCGTCAAAGATGCGGGCATCGCGCATGCTGTCGCCCTGCACCTTTAAGAGGAAGGTTTTCCCGCTCCCGGTCCATTCCCTGGGAAGCGGGTAGCTCGCTTCGATGTGCTCTTCGGCCAGAAGAGGTCTGCCGGCCGCCACCCGGCCGAGGAGGGGCGTGACGGTGGCGCGTTGCTCCCGGCGCAGGTCGATGGCCCGCGCCCGCTTGGGCGTACGCGTGAGATAGCCGGCCTTCTCCATGCGATCGAGATGGTACTGGACGCCTCGGACGTAGATCTTCAGATGCCGGGCGATCTCGCGCTGCGTCGGGGGGGCGCCATGTCTGGCCTTATAGTTGGCGATGAAGTTCAGGATCTGCCGCTGCCGGTCGGTGAGCGCCATCGGGTGTCCCCGGTTTGTTTTCTCTCAACTGTGTACTCTTTGATATTATACATTAGACTACTACATCGAGGAAAACATTTTATTGGCGTGAGGATCAGCTCTTCTCGCTGATCTGTAACTCCTTGATCAGGCGAGAGAGGTAGGTCCGCTGTAGGCCGAGGGCGCTTGCAGCCCTCGATTGATTGCCCCCTGAGCGGTGCAGGGCCTCCCGGATGACCTGTCGTTTGTACGCCACTACAGCCTCATGGAAATCGCGAGGTGCGTCTGACGCGGACGACTCCGGTGCGCCGGCAAGGACAGTCAGCGGAAGGTCTTCAGAGGTGATCCGATCGCGGGTACTAAGGACAACGGCCCGCTCGATGAAGTTCGCCAGCTCCCTCACATTGCCTGGCCAGTGGTAATGTTGCAGTAACTCCCATGCATCCGGTGTGATCTCTTTAATTCGCTTGCCCAGGCGGGCGCAGTCTTGGGCCAGGAAGTGATTGGTGAGGGGGACGATGTCCTCGGGACGGTCTCTGAGCGGGGGGAGCGAGATAGTGATGACATTGAGGCGGTAGTAGAGATCCTCGCGGAACAAGCCCTCGCGGATTGCCTTGTCCAGGCGTCGATTCGTGGCGGCGACGAAGCGGAGATCGACCCGTATCGGCTTCGTCCCGCCGACCCGGTCAAACTCGTGCTCTTGAAGGACGCGCAGCAGCTTCGCCTGCAGGTGCGGCTTCAGGTCGCCGATCTCATCGAGGAACGCGGTTCCCCCATCGGCCAGCTCCAGCTTCCCACGCTTGCGCTGGTGTGCGCCCGTAAAGGCCCCACGCTCATGTCCGAACAGCTCACTCTCGAGCAGCTCTTCTGACAACGCCACGCAGTTGACCACTACGAAAGGCTTGTCATGCCTTGGGCTCCAGCGGTGAATCGAGTTCGCGAACACCTCCTTGCCGGTTCCGCTTTCCCCCTGCAAGAGAATCGTCGAACTGCTGGCCGCCGCGCGCTTGGTGAACTCGATAGCGTTCAGGATCGACGGACTGTGACCGATGATCGGCAGATCTTTTTCCTTGACCTCCCCAGACAGCAGGAGATTTTGCCGCTTCAATGCCTCCCGTTCCAGCGCCTTGCCGATGACTACTTCCAGATGACCCGGACTGAACGGTTTGGCCAGGAAGTCGTATGCGCCTGCCCGCATCGCCTCCACAGCTTTGTCAATGGTGCCATATGCGGTCATTACAATGGTTGTCGTCTCGAGCCCCTCATCTTGGATCGCCTTCAGCACCTCCAATCCGCTTTTCTTCGGCATCTGGAGGTCGAGGAGGGTGATCGCCGGTGAGTCGTCTCTCAGTCGTATCAGGGCCTCCTCACCATTGGCCGCCTCCACGACCTCGAACCCCATAGCCTTCAGACGATCATGCATCACCTCTCGGATGTCCGGGTCGTCGTCCACGATCA
This genomic interval from Candidatus Methylomirabilis tolerans contains the following:
- the lexA gene encoding transcriptional repressor LexA, which codes for MALTDRQRQILNFIANYKARHGAPPTQREIARHLKIYVRGVQYHLDRMEKAGYLTRTPKRARAIDLRREQRATVTPLLGRVAAGRPLLAEEHIEASYPLPREWTGSGKTFLLKVQGDSMRDARIFDGDLVLVTMQPEAHPDEIVVAMIEDEVTVKRFQIDGKTIVLMPENEDFAPIRITPEQPFRILGKVIGVFRKL
- a CDS encoding sigma-54 dependent transcriptional regulator codes for the protein MIPSHSKILIVDDDPDIREVMHDRLKAMGFEVVEAANGEEALIRLRDDSPAITLLDLQMPKKSGLEVLKAIQDEGLETTTIVMTAYGTIDKAVEAMRAGAYDFLAKPFSPGHLEVVIGKALEREALKRQNLLLSGEVKEKDLPIIGHSPSILNAIEFTKRAAASSSTILLQGESGTGKEVFANSIHRWSPRHDKPFVVVNCVALSEELLESELFGHERGAFTGAHQRKRGKLELADGGTAFLDEIGDLKPHLQAKLLRVLQEHEFDRVGGTKPIRVDLRFVAATNRRLDKAIREGLFREDLYYRLNVITISLPPLRDRPEDIVPLTNHFLAQDCARLGKRIKEITPDAWELLQHYHWPGNVRELANFIERAVVLSTRDRITSEDLPLTVLAGAPESSASDAPRDFHEAVVAYKRQVIREALHRSGGNQSRAASALGLQRTYLSRLIKELQISEKS